The genome window GATTTCCCGCAGTGTCTGCCATAAAAAAGAAACACGtgcatgaatgaaaaaataccttctcaagtgacaacataatttcctttttctcctgtccgtctgcagaaaaaacaagcctgtctttgctggtgctgtcacgtcagaggaggtgttggagcagtgatggacacagtgagttaccagcttcccaaagctactGCTTGCAGAAACTGATCATCCATCAATAGCAACTCAGAGAGGGAAGGTTATTCAtgcatgaaaaattttcatttttcactgaaggacgTGGCACCAGCCCGCAACGCTGCCAGCCCAGTCTCCACTCAGTGAATCAATACGGTGTGGAGCACTTTTCAGGAGGCTTTCCATGAGACCCACTGGTCCGAGCCAGGTGCCCGTCACTGCTCTCCACTTCCTCTGCTTGGCAGAGCAAGCACACGGATAcccgtgcagcaaccacagagcactgagagtgaaagcacgtccttgggggagaagcaagcctgcgaaccccccggcaggcagcccagcagaggcccagcaaagactctctgcagggcagccagcgcttcTGAAGTAACTCCCAGGAGATGCAACCAGCGgtggccttttctgctggaaatccctgtgctgccaggctgtCAGCTAGGATGCGCTAGCAAAAGACAGGATCCCTTGAGATGAAATCacagtgccagctcctcctgctccaagaagaaagtccccaggacttggagtttctaacagaaaatgacactatAACCAGCTTCCTGCAGCCACCGTTCCTCTCCttgggccaggtctgcgtggagggtcctgcttcggaggtgtccctgggaagtgacagtgtcacacccaaagggaggggttcaggctaccttggccaggtgggtctgaatcttgcTCTTGGCGTCGGCTGTCTCGGCGATGCGGctggtgaaggcgacgttcaccCTGTTGAACTGGCACCGCATCTCGTTGGCCGTCacctccagcaggttcctggtgttgtcccgcagcttggcagaggccgcccgttcgctctgggagcggaggatgttgccgtctgtgaacttggcccaggactccggcaccgagatcctgggaggaaggagaggccccTGGTAAGCCTGTGCTGCTGAAGCTGGACGTGGGCAGGCaaggaccctgccagggagcagcgtgggtcAAATGTAGCTTTAATCTACGCTTTTATTTTGACCATAGGTCGTGTTttagccccagccggcagctaggaccatgcagccactcgtgcagttctccccctttcctccagaagggcaaggagaagaaggagaataggaggggaaagggaaggaaaacttctgtgtggagataaaagacagttaaatagaAGAACAATATCAGCAACAATAGAATAAGAatgagaagaagaataaaaataatactaataataataatgagcagAGAGAAATGGCCCCTCTGAAGCCGGTGTCTCCAGGCAGGACGGACCTGCCTTTACAgtgggctggggaccagcagctccctgccagggaaaggcaccGCGCATCCCCGGGACAGCTTGCTGCTCGCGTGCCACCCAGtgtgcactcacgtggcatcgacccgctccacccctcggtagtagcTGATGCCGTGGGAGGCGTTCCTCAGGTGGTGGCACTTGTCATCGATGCGGTGGGccgcctgcttgttggccaggtctctctccagctcGTGCTGGGCCACCctgttggaccttcaacatgcaaacaacagCCGTCGGTGGGGATGTACGGGTGGAAcggcttcctccccgttccacttCCCCGCAACTCCTGCccgggcagctctgtcctcccatgaGCATCACCGCCCGCTTCCCATGGAGCCTGCGTGGGTTTTACAGCTGCGGGGTGTGGGTAGAGGTCGGGGTCTGCGGGGGGTTCACATCCCAACTGCAAAGGCCCATCGGCCCTACGGCATGAGATAAGGAGCTTCTCCTTACGCGAGCTGGGCTTTTGTCTTATCCAGGTACTGCTGCATCCTCTCctggcacgacctgatgacatcgatttcctgggcaaaggcaaaacatgtaatgatgtcatctcttttattagaccaactaaGAGGCTGCTGCGTGGGGGAACACCGTCCCCTGgcccagcaggttttgggggttggaagggTTGAGCACCTCACCAGCAGTAAGGAGCCAGGTAGGGAACAAGGCTGCAAAGCCTCCTCGGGGCAGTTTACgtaaaaatagctttcacacaTGATCTGAGTTGCCAAGCTTACTgtgaagagctgtttctccacGTCATCATGGACGaggtcgatgcccatcctcttctcccgctgaagcaagcactcctgagcgacctgttggggacatgccatgactgttggctgcaggggcagggttcTCTAGAGGGACGGTCCCCATCTcaagatgggaagaaaatggaagaaaaaagtgccccgggcagctggtttagctgacaatgagcagccgagctgcaacatcagcgtTAAAGCAACATGAGGGAGcacacgtgtccctggtgcaACCACAGCTGAATGCACGGCCCTGTGTCAGCCTTGATGCTGACCTCGCCAGAGCCTTGTAGCAAGACGTGGGCTTGTGTCTCCCAAACCAGGATTTTGGATGTGccgcttataaaaatatttggttctgGTGGGCTCAGAATGTGCTGATAGGAGatgcagcagatggcaagggattTGTTGATCACTAACTAATGGTctcttcctaaaagctttctagatgttacggagctgcagtgaaacttaactgGACATCTgagtggctgcagatgtttcagcagtgggctacagcttgcaggccactgcacagggtgcttacctggagaggggcctccgtctcggccaaggctctctccagccttttcttcaaGTCCGTGAGggcgttggtctccccgatcatctcacccagctcacggcagagctccgatttccaaaatcCAATATCATTGGCACgaactcccaggtttttggtgctttctccttgtgttttctctgtctgctgatATTTATCCTGAATCATGCGGGAGGTATCAACTCTCAGACGCTCCGCGTTGTGCTGGCAAGTTTCTGACTCTGTGTAGTTGGTCAGGTTGGACCTGTGCCAGTCCTCAGGGGTGTACCGGGTGATGAAGGTTGTTCTGTTGGCAATGACAGGAAGCTTCTTGCTGGCGGTCATCCCCTGGGAACTTTTGGAAAAGGGAGCCAAAGTTGGGTTGATGGCAGCTggtttgtagtaggtgctgggcatccaggggaggccgGAGCTCTGAGGCAGCGGGTAGTAAGGAAAACGGGCCTTATAGCTTGAAGCCATGGCGCTGATGGCAGGCAGAAACTTGCTAGGTGTTGATCGTGGATGGGCGTACGTTGCCGTTAAGGGAGATCGACCAGGCTGCATTCTTGAACACTGCTCTTCAGGtacgtgtcctgcacagaggagcagagagaagacaaccGCACTCAGTaagctcctgcacttgccttccttcttacagcaacacgtgCAACTTGGAACACAAACAGCGATGCACACAGCACCTACACATTGCCTGCACAGGCCTAAAACTCTTGTaagcaaatcccttctgacagcgTCCCAAGCATTTGTATCTAGAGAAAGATCTGACTTTGTTGCTCATATCTCGCATCAGgtcttgaaatggggaaaaaaacaaatcatggCTGCTCAAGAGAGTGACAGATATtgtgccctcattttccttcaATCTGTCAGTCCCGTGAAACTGTAGCTGCTGAttctctgctgttcatctgcttcttttggctgggtttggtatctgctgatcttctagTACTCCacgtgtcattttctctttcaaagtgccattaccagccccgagagctgcgcccctttggacacacagctgctaccagcccagcgcgatttgtgggtgagggactccatcctcatccctccatATTCGCTTGCATTAAATGCTCAAGTGAGCAGTCTGCAGGTGAGCAgggctttgcaggactatatccaaatttgaacacacacacaacccccgtcccctcccccggaatctatttcagcctcaaaagaacagccatctctgtcttgcaaaagaagaaaaatgtccatggCTCACCTGATGTAAAATCACTGCGCTTGGAAAGGAGATATCCCACCAAGTCCTTTCAGAGGGCTTtgtaaacaccagccttgcagtagccctaggaggaatggccacacgtGAAGATTTTGATACCAAGAACTGTGGGTGCTATTGCTCTTTTCAGATTGAGGTTATCAGTCAGTTGTTATCAGAAACATAATGCAGAGGGCCACCAACTGCACCTAACACACCGAATGTGAGGACAAACACTCAGGAGGGTAAGTTATGCTCGGTGGGAAGCTCTTGTAAGGTTGCAAGTGTCACCCAtgggcaggaataagtccctgtgGCTGCCGTAGCCAGCTGGACGTGCCCTTCTCCTaacaccatcccatccccactgctcccagcctggctcagagccCCAGTGAAAGATTAGGACATAAGATCCCTGGATGGGAGTGGGGTAGGACATAAAACTTGCGCTCAATCCTATTTGTAACAGCATGAAAGCCactccattcctttaaaaatggcgTGTTTGCAGGGAATAAACCTGCCCGTAACAGTTTGATGCATTCAGAAGAACACTGTCTCCAAATGCAGCtactaaataaatgaacagcGAATGCAGGAGAATAACGGGTCCTTTAGTTAGGGCAAATCCCAGGAAAATCAGGATGAGTCAGAGGGCACAagtgcacagcctgcagctgggaaatcacGGAACTTTGAGGACTCCAGTTACAAGCCTTGCCCAGTTTTGGCCAtgctggcatgggctgccccggggcctgacttgagagcagcagcagagccgcggGCACCGAGTCTCGCCCCAGGATCCAGCCTGGCCGaagaggctgtgggacaggcagcgggaaactctCACCCTCCAAGGAAAGCTAAAAAGCTTTCACAATCACGACCCTGCGAGCCAGTTTGGCAGAACTGAGggagaaatgtctgtgctcaggcccaacaaagaccactgtgagtgccagttcccttttgtttaggaaagagaggaaaaccccttgggaatggaccacagtcacctttccctgcatttccagctgaagtaaaagcccctgcatccccctggggataagccatcccagggtgacactttctgccacccctgaacacagaCACACGATGGGAGCCCCCGACCACCTACTTTGGGTACGTCTGGGCAACAGAAGAGGTACTGGGGAGCATTAGGAGAAATGCTTGGTTTTTcagtcctcccctcccagccaaagtACATACTCACCCTGAGCCTCCAGAGGCTTGCGGGTGCCTGGCGGGGGCTGCTACTCACTGTGGTGCTCTCGGGttcggtggcagcactgccagacacggcagcatccccagtgccgtcCGAGACACAAAACCGGGGCAGCGTTGCCAGGGGCACAGGGTGCTCAGTGACCTCACGCATCCTactgcctgccctggacaacctattGGCCCTCGCTGTGCAACTCAGTGcacactctgggcaacctagtgCCCTTCCTGGGCAACTTGATCCCACCCTGGACAACCCCCGGTGCCATCAGTGGGCAACCCAGTACAGCCCTCGGGCATCCGCTCTGGCTAGCCTAAGGGGGTTTCTCTCCAATTTGGGaaaacacccaccaggtctgctgTGAGCACCTCTGTGGCCCACCGTATCcagaggaaatgtttgcatttgcttcaccTTACCGCGTTAGATTAACTGTGAGCCCTGTGGATGGCTCATCAAATACTCAGCGCATACATCTGTCTTCTCActgcctttctcagcttcctctcctttttccagctcctgcgctctgtgcacacgctcacatggagctggcctccatgagaaagccatgcctctgctgccaaacatctgcctttAAAGGGAACTCCAACTCTTTCGTGTAGACACACGattgatttcactttaaaagacatgTCTTCCTTTAGCCAGGTGAAGAATCAACTTCATCAAACCGAAACGAAAAGTTCAGCACACACGTTGCTTTTCTATagctaaaccagagaaaataattgcaattaaagcaagccgacctctgcccctccgcaggacacgcacaccccctcggaccagccctgctctctgctccttgcaCGCTCCCAGCTCCATCTACGCCCGCTCTCGCTCCCTGCCCGGAGCCAACTGTGTTGAGGTGAATCACTGCATGACCAGGGACACCACTAGTTGTTGCAGCAACCACACCCTTTTTGAAGTAGTTGCTAAATCCAGCAATAATCGTTAGATAATATTGTAAATGGCCCAcgggtgctctgcagagcacacagagcaggacttccagggcaagcacccatgagcaccctgatgcagagagacagcaggggacaCCAAAATGGATGAAGCTTTGGTCCCACCAGAGCATCCGGAGCAGCTTTTCAGGTGAAGGGCTCGTGACGTACCTAAAAGCTACAAAGTCAAGGAGAACTGGCCCGGGTAAAACAGGCAAATTCACACGCTCAGTGACCCTCAAGCAAGAAGTTATCAACTGCACACAGTAGTAAGTGGTCCCCAAATCCCTCGTGCTCTGGGTACCACACCAAAGTAAGTAGGCTATTTCCATCATCTCCACTTCTTCAAGTAATTAAACTGGGTTCCCTAATTGTGACTACAACTCCAAGCACCGCAAATTTACTAAAACTACAAAACTGCCATTCCTGGTTGTGCTGGGGCATATCCAGTTCTGACGGACACCTGAGAACACAGTTTATCCCAAAGCCTCCAGAATTTTAGCTCAGAATccgaaaaggaaaaccagggtgAAACCGTGAGGCTGATGTTAAGCAGGGGGGCCAATTTCCCACACGTCACCCAGGTTTGCCTCGTTGACTAAACTGCAATTTCAGGAGATACATTCAGATACCCGAGTACAAAAATATCCTGCCAAAAGCTGTCCATCTTTCTGTCGCAGCTCTACATTCTGGCTGGCTGTTAATCCAGCATTCCTCTGGATCATAAGCTGCCCGTCTGAAAATACCCAGATCCAGGTCTTTTACAGCAGCCGTCATGAGTCTACACGGACCCACAACATTGCCCAGTCGCAGCAGTTTTACGCCGCTTTTGaatattcctctctctcctgtcaacACCGTACCTGCCCAAAAGGGATCCAGTGTCTAGTCAATAGCGGAATCATTTCCAAaagtcacaggaattgatggagcattaaaagaaaattaagctgtgtGTGGTGCATCCCGTGCTGTCACGCCGAAGGACAAGGATGCTCACAGGCAGCGCAGGCTCCTGTCTGTCCCAGGGCTACTTGAGGGCTTCAAAGAGGCTACAAGACCTGATCTACAGCAGGCTCCATCTggccaggaaacacaggagaCTTTCACGGGGTTTCCTGGGCTTCCTGCATTCTAGTGAAAACGATGAGTTGTCCATAAAGCATGGAGGGCCAAGGAATCCGGAggtgaggcctgggctgctttgagCTCTGCACATGGCCAGTGGAAAAAGATGGTTATGGCCACGACTGAGCCcccggctgccagagcagaggctgggactggctggaggagggcgggggggttgggcaccaaaattggaggagagggaggaggagaggaggctgagcagactgtcaaggagaaagagccagctttggagatgggcagccccgggagatcatctggggctctcccttcctctgccaagagcctcccaaagagcttgtgtccttttcccaagcttggagaagctccagtgtttgtgccggctcctccacagccccgtgCAGCACCTGGAAGCGCCACCATCCCACTGGTTGGACTTCTAGAACACCAAGTCTGCTGGCAGGCACCTCTCTCTCATGTTCCACCTGATTTATATCCTTGAACCACTGTGGTCCACTTAGACCACTCCAGATGGAGTCCGCGGCGCCTGCTAATGAGAATGAAAAAGCGGGGTAGAAGAGGAGGGTTTCTTCGCCTGCAAGTGGCAAATATGTCCAGGCTGTTACAGCAAAAGGCCTTTTCTGACTGTATCCTGagcagccttcagaaaaaggttaattctggcatgttttggggagaggaatggtgctcagactaacaggcaagaggaggaaagccGCTGGGGTCTCTGCACGCTGAACCCTCCCCAAGGTGTGCTCCAAAAGGCACCGACGGgccattttggtttggggtttgagcCAGCGACAGCTGGGATTGTCACCTGCGTCCCCAACAGTGATGTGCCAGCCTCTCACTTTTCCCCGAAATCCCACGGCTTCTCCCTGACCTTTGCCTCACGCAACTACAGCCCAAGGCACAATCGCTTTGCATCAGtcctgggagatggaggggggtgaAGCGCAGTCAGGgaattgttacctgaaataaaagctctcgaaaccaaaagtagtttagagaggagatagtgctttattcgacgtcaggtgccagggggaaaacccacaaatctagcacaccttaccggggatatgcacccattatttatacacaaaatagtctcataattccgcctgcctaatacataagccacctaggcttacatagcCATCTTTTTCCACATGTGTGTTAAACTGTGCTGCTTCAGctaaacacttctgcgcaagcgtgagcttctcggtggtcgtttgggtaaggagacccttcctcacattatccttttgaggtattgagtcgtctcaggacagtaaacgtctactgtaagtttgccaacttcttgaggatgctaaggatgttccttgaagtagccacggCTCTGTCCTAACGGGTACAGGAGTACATACGTGATGCATAAAAgagccttgaagtgattaacgacttcttgttatcccatcctggGTGACGAGCTACTTCtgtttgtctcctcattatcactgtctgtaacatcagctcagcgagcaactgttttctcacacagtcagaaggtcaggaatgagctattttctcacacagtcagaaggtgggtaagaaacaagcaacattttagtgagcatactgttctgaacaaagcagaggcctgtctgcgGCCACAGGCGGAGGCtcgggaggggcggcgcggcctgtgcagcccccgcccgggcagcaccttccccgccCGAAGGCCTGtgagggcggcggcccccgggcaGGCCGCTGCCGAGCCCGGCCCTCGCCTGCTCTCCGCCAGGCCCAGAGCGCTGCCCAGCgagccctcctccttctccgcagGCCTCGGGCTGCCGGGCGGGCTTGCGGGGCCACCAGCCGGCTGGGGCGGCcgtcggggctgcagcccccgctgcccttgCCGCGCCagcggccgctgccgggggccGGCGCTGCTCAGGGGCAGCTCGTCGGCGGCTTCCCGCCCCTGTCAGCCACCGCCGGGGagcgccggccccccccggctctcggCCGCCCCTCGGGGGAGCCCAGccgcccgccggccgggcccTCGGCAGGCACGGACCGCCCGAGGGTGCCGGGGGAGCGGACACCCCCTCAGGCAGCCGGCGGCCACGGGCAGAGGCGGGGGAAGGCGCCggccctgggctgcggggccgAAGGGGGAACGcggcccccggcaccccccgcccggcccggcccggcccggagccggcggcagcggcgtcctctggggcagctggtgcgggagcgtcggggccggggcgggagcggcttttctccggaggcagcgcggctccgctgggcctgctgctgcggtgggtgacagcctctgctttgccggggttttgccttctcccccgctcctttctcctcccttgctgcaggcGGCACGGTTTGGATTGCTGCAGGCATTGCCCGGCGCCAGCTCGCCTTGTGCCGGTAAGTTATTCCCAAACAGCCCGTAATGCGAGGGGGAAATGGTACTTGAGAGGTAGCTCCTCTGGGGGTGGAGGATGGGAGGGTGTTTGGGTCCATTTGTCAAAGAACTTGCAGCTTTCACGTCAAGGCAAAGAGAAATGACTGAGGAAACAAAGCCCGTTCTCAGGTAGACATCTCTTGagcacataaaactgaaaaaagtgcCCCGGCTCGgtgcttttgcctgcttttgttaGCACGGATTATTTTCCCTTGAGCAAGCAATTCTTAGATAGATAAACATATTCTCTTGCTGTTGGAGAAGGTCTGTCAAAGTCTGCTCCTGTCTTGTTCTGTTGACAGCAATATTTCTGGGCAtgtttctgtggcttgttctgagaagtttcctttctgttccttctctcattagaaacaggagcaaatagccctttgtacatctttctcagatgctaattgtctgtttgttttctccaagtaGTTTTATGTACTTCATTGACATCTGCAAAGGTCTTCCTAAAGTCCACTGTTGTGAGTGAGATGTGAATTGGAGCCTAGGGAAATAGGCTTAGAGAAAAATGTTGTCACTTCTTGAGTTAGTGTTAGGATGTGCTCTGAATTGGGAATTCCGTGGGTGATCTTATGAGAGCAAGGACGACAAATGTACTCCCTGAGACATTCTTCGATTAGTGTATGGCACAGCAGGCATCCACAAGTCCAttgaattttttctgctgctaTTGTACGTGTTCTATGTAGAAACATAAGTTAGCAATttgcagggcttcctgcagacTAACTTTGGCTAGATCTAAACTCAAGagagcagaaataattttaaaattgttttttaaatttttttctcttgttgttttttttttttttttttttttttttctttcctgggcttttaattgggttttatgccctgctggggcagggaaggatgtgaggagggacgaggggttttgggactggttgttggagcagtttggagagtgcagtttgttgtttgtgtgcagtgtcttagggcaaagtgaggcttgtcaaaggggcaggtgtctgtgtgtttttccaagagccttgctgtgcccaagtgaaaccgggaggattccctgcgcaggctgctctgccccgactgcctgtctccctgggctccattccgtccatccctctagatgttagaaagcaagccagcttccatcccattttactttttccttgaaatccaagagaaaaaagatggctaatgtatgtgtaaccatatgttacagatatgtatgtgtaaccatgcatggatgcaaattgcccttgagtacctttgaggtgacagcgattctacttccttgcccttgtgaaatgaggaaagtttttttttctgctttgtccgagtgtgcttgggtcccagtttcaccaactaaggatggcgacaagcttgtgattggtgtgggaggaagttcttgtttcttgattgctctgctctatggaaaacttgttttgcaatccttcacatggtggaaacattaaacttgctgggaaaacctgggaggtggaaatgtatgtttggctgaaatctcttcttcctggaggctcgtgttcatgtgcatgtagcgtttttaaggtgaaagtgccagggaaatgctgcttttcaaaggtctttgtgtgatgggaagtggcagtccctgtgcaggttaagctgccccgtgctccctttggaactccctgtcctaatctctctccctctcagcaccattacCGATGGTTCTATTTGCTCAGTTTGTGTGCGtctggaggagaaatgtttcctttttgagGCCAGGCACATGATCCGAAGAGGCTGatcatttctgactgtgcctaaggattgagtttgtcgatgaacaaagcgagaggcttgctgtgattgttgctctgcatgtctttcttgctactcgtgctcacaaacccaggagagcagattttgtctcCGAGGGCTGAAGTTTagaattgcagctgcttctgtttcttcagacagtagttgcagaggagttcctgtgctcttgtgccgtaagaaaatgctgctgtggctttcctgttcctctctcttgaaAGGTTGTCCATGAGGAGTGGAATAGAGAGGAGTGTTTTTTGAAAGTCATCTAGAAGGGaaccagagcaagaggagcagtgtggtgacTGGGTCCAGGCTGGCCACAGAAATGCAGTTGCCCTTTTGTGTACTGCCTTTTGACCAGGGAAGTGTGTACCTTGTGGCaatgaactgttttgttcttgtgtcttgATTTTCAGCCTTGTGGGAGTTTGTCGTTCATCAGAGGGCACCGGCACCTTTGCAAGCTCCAAAAGAGGCAGGTCTCATCAGAAGACCTCAGCGGACAGCCCACAAGCCCATGTATGGCGCATTTTCCTGGAGACTGACTTGGATTCTGCACTTAGTTGCTTCTAACCCGACCTGTCCTTCTGACTGCGAGCAGACTGTACTGGTAAGGTGCTGAGACATCTCTGGCTAATTGTGCAGGTGCGTCACTGGTAGCCTTCTTTGAAAGGAGGTCTGGgagaggtgtctgtgtgtggggtgagtctgcttttggggaggggagaaggtttctctgcctgcacaagAGCAACATCCCTGGCGCAAAGGGTGCGGGGGGAATGCCTAAGCACCACTCCTGCTGTGGATTATAGCATCTCCTTGTCTTTGTCCCTAAAGTCTGTGTGgtttttcaggctgtgaaatgaaactctcaatttctgggag of Rissa tridactyla isolate bRisTri1 chromosome 2, bRisTri1.patW.cur.20221130, whole genome shotgun sequence contains these proteins:
- the LOC128906123 gene encoding tektin-3-like, with amino-acid sequence MQPGRSPLTATYAHPRSTPSKFLPAISAMASSYKARFPYYPLPQSSGLPWMPSTYYKPAAINPTLAPFSKSSQGMTASKKLPVIANRTTFITRYTPEDWHRSNLTNYTESETCQHNAERLRVDTSRMIQDKYQQTEKTQGESTKNLGVRANDIGFWKSELCRELGEMIGETNALTDLKKRLERALAETEAPLQVAQECLLQREKRMGIDLVHDDVEKQLFTEIDVIRSCQERMQQYLDKTKAQLASNRVAQHELERDLANKQAAHRIDDKCHHLRNASHGISYYRGVERVDATISVPESWAKFTDGNILRSQSERAASAKLRDNTRNLLEVTANEMRCQFNRVNVAFTSRIAETADAKSKIQTHLAKTLREIFQMEMNMEAIQKAMRDQGPPFKVAQTRLEERTRRPNMELCRDTAQLRLVNEVHEIDETVQSLQQQLRDTEDTLQMLAHAKSILQHDLAVKANSLFIDQEKCMGMRKTFPSTAWLLGSV